In Chanodichthys erythropterus isolate Z2021 chromosome 11, ASM2448905v1, whole genome shotgun sequence, a single window of DNA contains:
- the si:dkey-183c6.7 gene encoding urea transporter 2: protein MWILEKNTPQQPGGLKQRVISAVLYCTGEMKQLHTHMKDKFFLLQFSEWCLRGISRVILLNNPLSGALIIAALLLESPWQALLGMLGLLASTLTAIILGQDWEEVSSGLHGFNGMLVALLMGVFSSAGDWYWLLLLPVCLGGATTTFIFSSLAPVLERWDLPVSVFPFNTVIVLYLACTGTSNPYFPNYSAQPPGAPESTNHTQLHVPQLLQGVVLGVGQIFACGTLGPSLLILGAVFLFSPVLAIHALLGSVISTVAGMSMSVQYSFLYSGLSGFNGALGSMIVGAFFIFSWRTHLLSIANALLSAYTDIALSNLLGVVGLPACSWAATLTGTLVLLLTGENFKEYRIPTEKVTSPELNLRSHKQWSVANTNTTDV from the exons ATGTGGATTTTGGAAAAAAACACACCACAGCAGCCTGGAGGACTAAAACAGCGTGTCATCAGTGCCGTGCTCTACTGCACTGGAGAAATGAAACAATTACACACTCACATGAAGG ATAAATTCTTCCTGCTGCAGTTCTCTGAGTGGTGTTTACGTGGGATCTCACGGGTGATTCTGCTAAACAACCCCCTGAGTGGAGCTCTGATTATAGCTGCATTACTGCTGGAGAGCCCCTGGCAGGCTCTGCTGGGGATGCTCGGCCTTTTGGCCTCCACCCTCACAGCTATAATCCTGGGACAGGACTG GGAGGAGGTTTCCAGTGGCCTTCATGGTTTTAATGGAATGCTAGTGGCTCTGCTGATGGGCGTCTTCAGCTCTGCTGGAGATTGGTACTGGTTGCTTTTGCTGCCTGTGTGTCTTGGTGGAGCTACAAC AACTTTTATTTTCAGTAGTTTGGCTCCAGTTCTGGAACGCTGGGATTTGCCAGTTAGCGTCTTTCCTTTTAACACAGTCATTGTGCTGTATTTGGCCTGTACTGGCACTTCTAACCCCTATTTCCCAAACTATTCTGCCCAGCCACCAGGGGCACCAGAGAGCACCAACCACACCCAACTCCATGTTCCACAG CTCCTGCAGGGGGTGGTACTGGGCGTAGGGCAAATCTTTGCATGTGGGACTCTAGGCCCATCTCTGCTTATCCTGGGTGCTGTTTTCCTCTTTTCACCTGTTCTGGCCATCCATGCCCTCCTGGGATCTGTCATTAGCACCGTGGCAG GTATGTCTATGTCAGTGCAGTACAGCTTTCTGTACTCTGGCCTCTCGGGGTTTAATGGTGCTCTGGGTAGCATGATCGTGGGGGCATTTTTCATATTTAGTTGGAGAACCCATCTCTTATCTATTGCAAATG CCTTACTTTCAGCTTACACAGACATTGCCTTGAGCAACCTGCTAGGAGTT GTGGGTCTCCCAGCATGCAGTTGGGCTGCAACTTTAACAGGCACTCTTGTGCTGTTGCTGACAGGGGAAAACTTCAAAGAATACAGAATCCCTACTGAAAAAGTAACCTCACCAGAACTTAACTTGCGCTCACACAAGCAATGGTCTGTGGCCAATACGAATACAACTGATGTATAG